From the Cryptomeria japonica chromosome 2, Sugi_1.0, whole genome shotgun sequence genome, one window contains:
- the LOC131050162 gene encoding trihelix transcription factor ENAP1 — protein MGMDEVDIQPAPRPHQQPPQQQNQQLTPPQQQQHPPRHPHPLQRGGGGGGGGLTLSLPLQASPSGTKIAAPSPPGVSVAPPANGGAAPSTTNGGTGAAERGHGHRDDCWSEGATNTLIEAWGDRYLELNRGNLKQKHWKDVADAVSNRESGSKTPKTDVQCKNRLDTLKKKYKLEKTKIFGGGGGTSKWPFFNKLDELIGPSRKNQQQKPLQVQPQLLPPAAAKSLKRSLAEEPLSHPQSQGQGQGQGQASALAPPGHFHIPHMTAPANNSASSKSDETPDSTDSYHNGIDMTVNGSKGFKKRRLPENPNPFKELTGAIIKFGEVYERVETSKLQNFIDLEKQRMEFMREMEIQRMQLFVQTQLELAKMKHGKQGNNTEHYL, from the exons ATGGGTATGGACGAGGTTGATATTCAACCGGCACCTCGACCACATCAACAACCGCCACAGCAACAAAATCAACAACTCACACCTCCGCAGCAGCAGCAGCACCCACCTCGCCATCCGCATCCTCTGCAACGAGGTGGTGGCGGTGGTGGTGGAGGATTGACGCTTTCGCTTCCCCTGCAAGCGTCGCCGTCGGGGACCAAGATCGCTGCGCCTTCGCCGCCGGGGGTTTCCGTTGCGCCGCCTGCAAATGGTGGCGCCGCTCCTTCGACCACCAATGGCGGCACAGGGGCGGCGGAGCGCGGCCATGGACACCGGGATGATTGCTGGAGTGAAGGTGCTACGAATACGCTGATCGAAGCCTGGGGTGACCGGTACCTGGAGCTTAACCGGGGGAACCTGAAGCAGAAGCACTGGAAGGATGTGGCTGACGCTGTGAGTAACCGTGAGAGCGGGTCGAAGACCCCGAAGACTGATGTGCAGTGTAAGAACCGGCTTGATACCCTGAAGAAGAAGTATAAGCTGGAAAAGACGAAGATCTTCGGTGGTGGTGGCGGTACCAGTAAATGGCCGTTCTTTAATAAGCTTGATGAGCTCATAGGACCGTCCCGTAAAAACCAGCAGCAGAAGCCGCTTCAGGTCCAGCCTCAGCTGTTGCCGCCTGCGGCGGCTAAGTCGCTTAAGCGCTCGCTCGCTGAGGAGCCTCTGAGTCACCCTCAGTCTCAGGGTCAGGGTCAGGGTCAGGGTCAGGCTTCGGCTCTTGCTCCGCCCGGGCACTTTCATATACCCCATATGACCGCCCCCGCTAACAACTCTGCTTCGTCTAAGTCCGACGAAACCCCCGATTCGACTGACAGCTACCATAACGGCATCGACATGACTGTCAACGGCAGCAAAGGCTTCAAGAAGCGACGGCTGCCTGAAAACCCTAACCCTTTTAAGGAGTTAACGGGGGCCATTATTAAGTTTGGCGAAGTGTATGAGCGGGTGGAGACTTCCAAGCTGCAGAACTTCATCGATCTGGAGAAGCAACGCATGGAATTCATGAGGGAAATGGAGATCCAGAGAATGCAGCTCTTCGTGCAGACGCAGCTGGAGCTCGCGAAGATGAAACATGGAAAGCAAGGAAACAACACTG AACATTATTTGTAA